In Oryza brachyantha chromosome 2, ObraRS2, whole genome shotgun sequence, a single window of DNA contains:
- the LOC102710182 gene encoding RNA N6-adenosine-methyltransferase mettl16 isoform X2, whose amino-acid sequence MGGGRKRRRRDGSEAPAIHPRNRYAAAAPDFAALASLYPSFAPFVSVSRGGRASIDFTDFAATRELTRVLLLHDHGVNWWIPDGQLCPTVPNRSNYIHWIEDLLSSDLIPPLSSSNKTVRGFDIGTDVTDVALEWARKNVENNPQLVDLIEIRNANKMSCSSESEAVVGEADRENTLEPVDGVGWSKLCILLGVVKDCESFDFCMCNPPFFESIQEAGLNPRTSCGGTAEEMVCPGGEQAFISRIIEDSVSLKNSFRWFTSMVGRKANLKLLVSKIREAGASVVKTTEFVQGQTARWGLAWSFIAPRKMVVRSSAPGRANHSFMLHGLRREYGAFQVLKSAETFFHASNLSCKIDSSLFSIDVTLSDDLAQAAMLLDESDSVEGVSTKLHSAVTGTSFRISVFEQMPGTLLVKGSLLNKALSGIFSSTFSQLEDTLKMEFLSKAR is encoded by the exons ATGGGGGGCGGGAGGAAGCGGCGACGCCGGGACGGGTCGGAGGCGCCGGCGATCCACCCGCGCAACCGctacgccgcggcggcgccggacttcgcggcgctgGCGTCGCTCTACCCGTCCTTCGCCCCCTTCGTCTCCGTCTCCCGTGGCGGCCGCGCCTCCATCGACTTCACCGActtcgccgccacccgcgagCTCAcgcgcgtcctcctcctccacgacCACGGCGTCAACTG GTGGATTCCGGATGGACAACTATGCCCTACCGTGCCAAACAGATCCAACTACATACACTGGATCGAGGATCTTCTCTCATCAGACCTCATACCACCATTATCCAGCTCAAATAAGACCGTGAGGGGCTTCGACATAGGCACAG ATGTGACTGATGTTGCTCTTGAATGGGCTAGAAAGAATGTGGAGAACAACCCACAGCTTGTAGATCTGATTGAGATTAGGAATGCAAACAAAATGTCCTGTTCTTCTGAATCTGAAGCTGTTGTTGGTGAAGCAGACAGGGAGAACACTTTAGAGCCAGTGGATGGTGTAGGATGGTCGAAACTATGTATCCTTCTTGGCGTTGTGAAGGATTGTGAGAGCTTTGATTTCTGTATGTGCAATCCTCCTTTCTTTGAAAGTATACAGGAAGCTGGTCTTAATCCAAGGACTTCGTGCGGTGGAACTGCTGAAGAGATGGTTTGCCCTGGTGGTGAGCAGGCGTTTATATCTCGTATAATTGAAGACAGTGTTTCCCTTAAGAACTCTTTCAG gtgGTTTACATCGATGGTTGGCAGAAAAGcaaatctaaaattattgGTTTCGAAAATTCGTGAAGCTGGGGCATCAGTTGTGAAAACTACCGAATTCGTGCAAGGTCAAACAGCTAGATGGGGCCTTGCATGGTCATTCATTGCTCCAAGGAAAATGGTTGTTAGATCCAGTGCACCAGGAAGAGCCAACCATTCTTTCATGCTTCAT GGCCTTCGACGTGAATATGGTGCATTCCAAGTGCTGAAGTCAGCTGAGACTTTTTTCCATGCTTCTAATCTATCATGTAAAATTGACTCTTCATTGTTTTCTATTGAT GTTACCTTATCAGATGATCTGGCTCAGGCTGCAATGTTGTTGGATGAATCTGATTCTGTAGAGGGCGTTTCTACAAAGCTTCATAGTGCTGTTACAGGAACTTCCTTCCGCATTTCG GTGTTTGAACAAATGCCTGGAACACTTCTGGTCAAAGGTTCGTTATTGAACAAAGCACTATCGG gtATCTTCTCATCCACATTCTCGCAGCTAGAGGACACACTAAAGATGGAATTCCTCAGTAAGGCACGGTAG
- the LOC102710182 gene encoding RNA N6-adenosine-methyltransferase mettl16 isoform X1 has translation MGGGRKRRRRDGSEAPAIHPRNRYAAAAPDFAALASLYPSFAPFVSVSRGGRASIDFTDFAATRELTRVLLLHDHGVNWWIPDGQLCPTVPNRSNYIHWIEDLLSSDLIPPLSSSNKTVRGFDIGTGANCIYPLLGASLLGWSFVGSDVTDVALEWARKNVENNPQLVDLIEIRNANKMSCSSESEAVVGEADRENTLEPVDGVGWSKLCILLGVVKDCESFDFCMCNPPFFESIQEAGLNPRTSCGGTAEEMVCPGGEQAFISRIIEDSVSLKNSFRWFTSMVGRKANLKLLVSKIREAGASVVKTTEFVQGQTARWGLAWSFIAPRKMVVRSSAPGRANHSFMLHGLRREYGAFQVLKSAETFFHASNLSCKIDSSLFSIDVTLSDDLAQAAMLLDESDSVEGVSTKLHSAVTGTSFRISVFEQMPGTLLVKGSLLNKALSGIFSSTFSQLEDTLKMEFLSKAR, from the exons ATGGGGGGCGGGAGGAAGCGGCGACGCCGGGACGGGTCGGAGGCGCCGGCGATCCACCCGCGCAACCGctacgccgcggcggcgccggacttcgcggcgctgGCGTCGCTCTACCCGTCCTTCGCCCCCTTCGTCTCCGTCTCCCGTGGCGGCCGCGCCTCCATCGACTTCACCGActtcgccgccacccgcgagCTCAcgcgcgtcctcctcctccacgacCACGGCGTCAACTG GTGGATTCCGGATGGACAACTATGCCCTACCGTGCCAAACAGATCCAACTACATACACTGGATCGAGGATCTTCTCTCATCAGACCTCATACCACCATTATCCAGCTCAAATAAGACCGTGAGGGGCTTCGACATAGGCACAGGTGCCAATTGCATCTACCCTCTACTTGGGGCGTCTTTACTAGGCTGGAGCTTTGTTGGATCTG ATGTGACTGATGTTGCTCTTGAATGGGCTAGAAAGAATGTGGAGAACAACCCACAGCTTGTAGATCTGATTGAGATTAGGAATGCAAACAAAATGTCCTGTTCTTCTGAATCTGAAGCTGTTGTTGGTGAAGCAGACAGGGAGAACACTTTAGAGCCAGTGGATGGTGTAGGATGGTCGAAACTATGTATCCTTCTTGGCGTTGTGAAGGATTGTGAGAGCTTTGATTTCTGTATGTGCAATCCTCCTTTCTTTGAAAGTATACAGGAAGCTGGTCTTAATCCAAGGACTTCGTGCGGTGGAACTGCTGAAGAGATGGTTTGCCCTGGTGGTGAGCAGGCGTTTATATCTCGTATAATTGAAGACAGTGTTTCCCTTAAGAACTCTTTCAG gtgGTTTACATCGATGGTTGGCAGAAAAGcaaatctaaaattattgGTTTCGAAAATTCGTGAAGCTGGGGCATCAGTTGTGAAAACTACCGAATTCGTGCAAGGTCAAACAGCTAGATGGGGCCTTGCATGGTCATTCATTGCTCCAAGGAAAATGGTTGTTAGATCCAGTGCACCAGGAAGAGCCAACCATTCTTTCATGCTTCAT GGCCTTCGACGTGAATATGGTGCATTCCAAGTGCTGAAGTCAGCTGAGACTTTTTTCCATGCTTCTAATCTATCATGTAAAATTGACTCTTCATTGTTTTCTATTGAT GTTACCTTATCAGATGATCTGGCTCAGGCTGCAATGTTGTTGGATGAATCTGATTCTGTAGAGGGCGTTTCTACAAAGCTTCATAGTGCTGTTACAGGAACTTCCTTCCGCATTTCG GTGTTTGAACAAATGCCTGGAACACTTCTGGTCAAAGGTTCGTTATTGAACAAAGCACTATCGG gtATCTTCTCATCCACATTCTCGCAGCTAGAGGACACACTAAAGATGGAATTCCTCAGTAAGGCACGGTAG
- the LOC102711405 gene encoding peptidyl-prolyl cis-trans isomerase, giving the protein MSNPKVFFDMTVGGAPAGRIVMELYAKDVPRTAENFRALCTGEKGIGKSGKPLHYKGSSFHRVIPDFMCQGGDFTRGNGTGGESIYGEKFADEAFKHKHEGEGILSMANAGPNTNGSQFFICTVPCSWLDGKHVVFGRVVEGMDVVKSIEKVGSRGGSTSKPVIIADCGQLS; this is encoded by the coding sequence ATGTCGAACCCGAAGGTGTTCTTCGACATGACCGTGGGCGGCGCCCCGGCGGGGCGGATCGTGATGGAGCTGTACGCGAAGGACGTGCCGCGGACGGCGGAGAACTTCCGCGCGCTGTGCACGGGGGAGAAGGGGATCGGGAAGAGCGGGAAGCCGCTGCACTACAAGGGCAGCAGCTTCCACCGCGTGATCCCGGACTTCATGTGCCAGGGCGGCGACTTCACCCGCGGCAACGGGACCGGGGGGGAGTCGATCTACGGCGAGAAGTTCGCCGACGAGGCGTTCAAGCACAAGCACGAGGGGGAGGGCATCCTGTCCATGGCGAACGCCGGGCCCAACACCAACGGGTCTCAGTTCTTCATCTGCACCGTGCCCTGCAGCTGGCTGGACGGCAAGCACGTGGTGTTCGGCCGCGTCGTGGAGGGCATGGACGTCGTCAAGTCCATCGAGAAGGTGGGATCCCGCGGCGGCAGCACCTCCAAGCCGGTCATCATCGCCGACTGCGGCCAGCTCTCCTAG